ACTCCGATGATGGAAGTGAAGAGTTTGACCGTGATGATACAACTTTGACACTCATAAAACCATCTCCAATCCCTTCCAAAGATGTTCGGCCTGTGCCAGAAGTCAGATCTCTGGATGGTGATTTGGAAGAAGACAAGACAGAATAGTGTAGAACTGTGCCTGCGATATATTCATACCATCTTAGTAATTATTTATACCGGAGAGGAAGATTGAGTGGGTGAAAGACAGGAATACTCCACTTTGAGATGGTGCCCTTTTAGctttttgttaatttttgttcATGTTACTTTTCCGTAGCTATTTGTTTATTCGGTTATTACTTATTAGATTGAATATTAACGttgtcatgaaaaaaaaaatcattgctTAATGGAATTCTGTGCTCAGAACCATAGCCTTTTAGATTTAGATGTATACTATGTACTACGATGCTCGAATGTGACATTGACTTGCTTTGATGAAAATTGATTATGTAATATTTTTGGTTCAAGTAGGTGCATGAGTGGGCTATTTACAAAGTACACACGATTAGGTTCCTATATTAATTATATCGACTTTGCATTACAAACGAATCATGAATTGAAaccaactgaacttcattaaaaattTGACTATGGAATTTGTTCGGTTTGAGGTTTGTCCTCGTACTTGCACTTGAGTGGACGAGTGGTTCTGCCCTTGGAAATGTTGCATACCCAATCCACATATTCATTACTGTAAATATAAAAACTCGAATAGGTTAGTATGAAGCCCAATGATTTGGTCAAATAGAGAAAAAGGTTAGTTCAACAGGAGCGGGAAATATTCAAAATAGCGGTTCTTTATCCTTGAACTGGTCAGGAGCTTCAGCCGAAGTTAAAATTTTGCAGGATTTCCAGCCGCATGCATCATCATCACATTTAAAAATTGTAGACATCGTGGAAGAAATGCATGACTCTAACACTACCCGCAAATTCAACTAAAATGTGTTTGCAAGGCCAGTGTTTATATAAGCATTGTAAGGCAATTAGCCAAGGCCGGAATTTATATAAGCATTAAGTCCTCTCAAGTTAAATGCTTACCATTAAAGACAATATGGCAATACCTATATATGGATCAAATGCAAGTCTAAAATCGATTAAGTTGATGCCCTCTTCCTGCCCGGACCCAAAACTGAAATAAGACATGTCATAATTCAAAATTGGCCATCAGATGATTATGATTATTATATTGTTACCGGCCTTTTCAATGTTTCACTAACCACTCTTAAAGTCAAATTATGCTAACTCTAGCACCACCGACCCTTCTTCTAAACGGGTTGACCGAGTTAAGCTAGAAACAAAAGGAAATCAATGCCTCTTTGTATGCAATGAAACCAGATTTGTGCTTGTGGACATGGTTTCAGATCGTTTAAAGATAATAGCATATGTTATTAAATGGATTCTATAATCAGTGTTGCAGCTAATGCATAATTTTGCAGAGATACATAATTGTAGTTCTAAAGACGCTGGGCATGCTGAAGACAATGGAGTACGGTGAAATTTCAACAGAAAATTCTAGTATGACCACATAATAAAAACTTGACTCTGGAGAAGAAGACTATGATGTGTGGATAGACCTGGGGCAATTTATCGAGGCAACTATAGACTTCGGTAAGTGGAATCGTCAATAACCAAGAATGAAACCGTTAACTCTTATCAAAATTGTCTGAAGTAATCTTGTTTTAGTGAAGCCCAAGTTATTCTAGACTACTTTCTCCAAGACTTTGAACGCTTTAAAAGTATTCGTGGGCATCAAATCAAGACAGAAAATAAAAGATATTGTATAAAAGGAATATCAGCTGTTCAAATAAATTTTCAAGACGGACAAAACTTATCTAAATTCCATTTCCAATGGTCGTCTAATCAAAGGCTTAACATGATAAGACATAAAGTGTTATTTCGAACTGTTAATGGAAACTGCTTCTTGATATaaataagagaaaaataaaacacacataCAATAATTCCAATATAAACAAGTAGAACGAAATCTAGAACTTGTAACGAATAACATGCTTACAAGGCAGAAGCATTCAGGCTGTGGGACTTGACCAATCTGGATCATTGTTGCACCCGATCTTCATAATAACCTGATCTCTTGATTCAATAAACCAATGCACAATTGAACTctgaaattcaagaaatgtgattAGTCAGGAAAGCCCAGAATGACCAGCACCGCATCACCCCTAACACtccaaaaaattaaaagaatGTTTCCCTAGCTTCTAAATAGCAAAACTCGCTTCACTTCATTACTGAGATCTTCTCCTCAGGTGCTGAGATACTGGATACCCCTCGAAGAAATCCAAGACAGCATTCTCCAAATCCTCGACGGAGTACTTGATGTAGTTTTCGGGATGCTTCCCACTCTCTATATGGTTTCTAAACCGTCCCAAGAACGATCTGTAAGCAGGGATCAACTTCTCTGAGATTGATATTCGCAGCTCCTCCCTAAGTTGCGAATCTGGCACCAACCATGTTGCTTGAGTCCTATGAACATCCTCAAACATAGCATTAAAGGTTTTAAACCTCTCTCTCAAAGCACTCTTTGAGACCCCAGAAGAGAAACTACCACTCACATGCAAACCCTCATCCCTCAGACAAAACAACACCCTTACCCAAGTTGCTCTCTGGTAACTAGTAGCTGAAAGCCTAAACTTCCCCGTTAACTTCCTCAAATAATCATCTCCAATCATTTCCCTTAATTCTGGAGACCCTTTCACCTTCTGAACAATATAATGAACATTGTTCATCATGAACAAATGGACTAAAGACGCATCCTTATAATGCTTGGACTTGCCATCCAAATTGAATTGCAGAATCACAATAATCCAAATCAAATGGAGAGCCAAAGGGGTCTTTCCCTCCAGCTCTGCGAACTCCATGTCTGGGGTTGTTGGATCTCCCGAATACCGTGAACCAGTCGAAGGCTTTGACACAATTAACTCATTCAGTGTCTGCTTATAATCAGATATCAAACTTATATAATTCATTACATACCTCGTCAAGGGGTGAATTGTCCCTCCAGGGACCGGCACCCTCGACGGTTCTCGGAGAACGGCGTTCTCGAATTCGGACAATATCCCTCTCGCCGCCTCCGCCAGCCGCGACAGTATCTCGGCCGCCTGTACCCGAATCGATTCTGACGATTTCGATTCGAACACAACATCAATATCGGGAATCAAGTCCATCAAAGCGTCATGAAGGTCGAGAATCTTGAACAACTTCTCCGGTGATCTTCGGCTGATACTTATCGCTTCAGCGAAGTTGAAAAGCTGAATAGCTGGACCTTTGACGGTCTCCATGAAACAAGCATCATCAATAGCCGTACCAACACCGTCAAAGATTTGCTCACAGAGCTTTTTCTCGCTCGCGAATACTATCCTGATGCATACCTTGGCGGCTCTTATCCATCGCCTGATCTTCGTCTCCAGCTGGTCCCACTCCAACCTCTGAATATCACCGATACTTAGCTTCTCGATTCCGAGCTTCCTGAAACTCGAATCAACGGTGGATTTCCTCACGCTTCCATAGACTTGAATACACTCGCGCAAGTACCCCGCCGATATCATACGCTCAGCTATGCTCCGAAGATCAATCACAGCATCAGACGGTATCAGATCGATCTCACGGATACTACTAGTAGACCTATAACTCACACTGTTACTGGAATCCCCTCGCCGAAGCAACTCATCATCATCTTTATCCTCATCGCCGTCATCCTCGTACTCAGCaccaccatcaccatcaccatcaccatcaccaaCACTACTACTGGTGGCTCCCACGGATAAGTGAATCGAAGAGCTCGGATCCGTGAGGGTCTCAGTCTCGATAGGGCTAGTATGGATCAACAAGATGTTACGAAACTCATCCTCGAGTCGAGCCATGGCGATCTGAATGGCGGAGTTGACTTTGGCCTGGTCATCGGAGATAGAAACCGAAGAAATCGA
This genomic interval from Humulus lupulus chromosome 8, drHumLupu1.1, whole genome shotgun sequence contains the following:
- the LOC133794566 gene encoding exocyst complex component EXO70A1-like → MEPPEDANLGLEEAEEIILRWDSTASEEAREKMIFEGDRDEVDRYLLAVDQIQRSISSVSISDDQAKVNSAIQIAMARLEDEFRNILLIHTSPIETETLTDPSSSIHLSVGATSSSVGDGDGDGDGGAEYEDDGDEDKDDDELLRRGDSSNSVSYRSTSSIREIDLIPSDAVIDLRSIAERMISAGYLRECIQVYGSVRKSTVDSSFRKLGIEKLSIGDIQRLEWDQLETKIRRWIRAAKVCIRIVFASEKKLCEQIFDGVGTAIDDACFMETVKGPAIQLFNFAEAISISRRSPEKLFKILDLHDALMDLIPDIDVVFESKSSESIRVQAAEILSRLAEAARGILSEFENAVLREPSRVPVPGGTIHPLTRYVMNYISLISDYKQTLNELIVSKPSTGSRYSGDPTTPDMEFAELEGKTPLALHLIWIIVILQFNLDGKSKHYKDASLVHLFMMNNVHYIVQKVKGSPELREMIGDDYLRKLTGKFRLSATSYQRATWVRVLFCLRDEGLHVSGSFSSGVSKSALRERFKTFNAMFEDVHRTQATWLVPDSQLREELRISISEKLIPAYRSFLGRFRNHIESGKHPENYIKYSVEDLENAVLDFFEGYPVSQHLRRRSQ